A segment of the Sander lucioperca isolate FBNREF2018 chromosome 7, SLUC_FBN_1.2, whole genome shotgun sequence genome:
TCTCCTCAGAAAGACAGGTAAATGCATCAGAGGTATTTCTTTGCCGTCTGTTGCGAAAACTtgcctctgtgtttgtgtcaggtTCTATCAGTTCAGCCAGTTGAAGGTTGTggctctgatactgcctaaaaagCTAGTATCGGTATGggcaagtactggagtttatgcgcCGATCCGACACCATGTAATTTAGCCcaaaagaaaatgtactttaaagtagttcatatatgttctttttctgttaagACTTAACATGACTTGATTTGATTTTGGCAGATTTGGCAGTTCATCTTTAGGTCTCAATATGTTTAGGTGAAAAACCtttgaaacacagagagaggaaaatgtgtgtgttacacacacacacacacacacacacacacacacacacacacacacacgtatctgTAACATTATAACTAGTAACCATGTTTTACTTTACACATTTCCTTATATGGAAAACAATGATAATGCCCATTGATGTACCAGTTCTTAGCTTGATATCATGTGAACTTGAACTGCTTTTTAACAGATTTGTATCATGTGTTATTTTACCAAACAAATAAAGAACAAATCTTCTGTATTTGAGTCTAAGCAGCTCAGGATTTGCAGACAAACAGGAAATCAATACATGCTCTCACAATCTGTGGCTTTGGATGGACTGCAGTGTATGTGGCCAGTTAACAATCAAAACAGGAGAAACGGGGAACTTAAAGAGAGGATGAGAGTATAAAGTGTTTTTGGGTGTTCGACAATCATCTTATAACTTGTCAGTCTCAGTCCTTAAATGTCTGCATTTGTAAACCAACTTTGACTTGGGTTTTGTAGTCACAGTGTTGTTGGTGGTATAATGTGGTAATGTTTTTTCAAATCAGCACTCAAAGGTTTCACTTCCTGTTGTAGAgtggttagtctatatccttgatgttccactttggggatgcatgtatttttgctctgtctttgtgttagtGTTCTAACTtttggtggatttgtgaggactatggttaactgctcctcagctctctgtagggtaaatccagacagctagctagactaactgtctgagttttctctcgcacgactattttacagcggctccgtccggcgcatagacgattgtgattggtttaaagaaatgccaataaaccaggaaACGTTTTTCTCCCAGAGAGCCAatgtgccgctgcaaaatagcctcgggaaggaacttattttggtggaacgtgtacgttcaaaagtagtttcagccgtgcaacagaaaactcagattggacagatagtctagctagctgtcctggatttaccctgcagagatctgaggagcagttaaccatagtcctcagaaatccaccggagtttaaaatgccaacacaaagaaagcggaaggtgacggatatCCTCCCTAAGTGAGTGTCATCCGGCGGAGTTTCcgtcagcaacggagcaatcccgttgggtggaacgtcgtggatatagactacaacaCCGGCAACACATTATCACTCCCAACTCATCAAatactgatgcttggtcaggaccTGCAGGCGTCATTTTTCAACgtgcagggtaaaaccacttagtTAGGGCTAGGAAAAGATcattcttccaccactgctctaGTTAAATCAGGCCCTTTCAATTTATTTTGGTTCAGTTTACTTCCATTAACTAAGGCTCACCTAAACTTGAATTATTTTCCATTCAGCTCTGATTTAATGCATTTTCATTCTCTCCAGTTGGTCATGGACTGCATAGAGCACATCCTGTCCGTCGCTTCAGCAATCTACGACCTGGTTGAGAAAGTGCAGGCCAATAAGAAGCAGTGCCAACGTGTTCGTGAACGGGTCAAAGCCCTGCAGCATGTGGTGGAGTCCATCAAAACGGGGGGACAATCCTCTGCCGACGTAGAAAGAACCCTCCGGGAACTCTCCACTACTCTGGCCTCAGCAAAGGATCTCATCGAGAAATTCACTAAGTCCAACTTGCTGAATCGCGTCCTGAAGTCCGGTAACCACCAAGACGTGTTCCAGAGTTTGAACGATCGCCTCAATGATGCCTTCCAGAACCTTTCTTTAAATCTGGCCGTGGAGCAGAAGGAAATACTGTTAAAGGTGTTTGACCAGACGTCCAGAGACAAAGAAGACGAGATGGACAGGAAGCAGGACAACACCGAGCTGGAGAAATGTGAGAGAAACTGATGTTGACTCTGACTTTGTAGAATGTGTTACGTAAAGATAGGAACCCCATGAGCTTAAGTTTGATCTTGTTTTAATCTTTAAACGTTTTATGTCTACAGGAGTGTACATCAAGAGCATCGGGATAAatgatatgtaggctacattctTTTCAAATGATTAGAAATTTAACAAACGTGGTATGGCTTAAGTCCCTTATTCACTGCAGGACCTTTTTCTAGAACTCTTGTACCTTTTTAAACACTCGTTTATGACTTGCAAGCGTTCAGGGGAGGAGTCAGATGTAAACATTTGGGGCTCAGTCTAAACCTAAGCGGGGGTCCGGGGGCATGCTCCATTTACAGCAGCTTTATGCACTATTTTTTAAGGCGTTTGATAATAAAATGCTTAGAAATCTGCACAAAATTAATGGTAATTGCAGAGGAAAAGAATCATCCTGTagaacaggggtcttcaacgttttttaggccaaggaccccttagctgaaagagagacggagcaggggaccccccccccccccacacacacacacacacactacatattTTATGAAAGTGAGTtgtatattaaactgggcccatataacgtgtagggcggcctttTTGCAGTGCATACAAcactaagctattcaaataattattgacatttatatatttatccagtacatcatgtttaaatgttaaacgtacatgtagcacagtgaatccttaagcttaactgtatctgtggatggctaccttacctacagGCTGATAAGCATCATCACCtgtacattaaaaacaaatcacaaatatGTTGGactcatgtttatgtatattcatgtttaagtgcataaacaataacttggagcccccctgcagtaactctgaggtcccggacccctgttgaagatctctgctgtagAACCTACATCTTATTTTGGATCTAactgttctccaactgtcttcatcattctgaaaccagaacacaacaaatgttgaacATGACTATTTTTTACTTCTGTCACCTAAAAAGGTGCCACATGTGTCTGATGTGTCTGTTTTTACGTTACAAAACTGGGGTAAGGTAGGGTAGGGATTCGGTGTAAACAGCAAAACTAAAGTTGAACTCTATCTTTAGTAGAGTTCACACAATGAATGGCAATATTTCCCCAGTAACAGAACTTTTCCTCCATTGATTTGTCGGTCCAGTCAGAGAGAAtgaggggaaatgacacaaagttgaagttattttaaaaagttaaaagtttCAGGGCCTTTGAGAAACCAGTTggggctggagccccagaagTCAACCCCCTGCTCCGCCCCTGGTTCACATCATTAGACAACTCAAGACAGTAGAGCACAGTCGGCTGTGTGAGGGTTGATTCTGCAATGATAACGTAGCACTGTATCCGTTACATTGTGATCGACCTTGGCTTACGTGAGGTGTGCGTGTTTGTTAGGTTTTTAGTCACTGTCGTATTACAAAGAGCCAAGTCAGATATATTCAGATCAAAACTAAAGCAATCATCAAAGTTGAGTCTGACTCTAGCCGATCCTGACTGACATAAAGATGCAAAGTGCACAATAAACTGGCATCCCTGTGTagaatatttcttttttatctttacTTGTTTGTTCCTCAGTGCTCAACGAGCATCACAAGGAGATGCTTGAGGAACTAGAAGCCTTGAAGAAAACAGTTGAGTCCGTGGAAAAGGTCGTGGAGAAATGTGAGTACAACAAAACACTTCAGTATAGATTGTAATCTCCTGTCACAAAGCTTGAATGTGTCCAGTCAGATGTCTAAGATGACTActctatactgtatatctgtttTCTGCCGCCTTTGTCACCTTGTAGTCACGTGTTAACTTTCACTAACGTTTTACCTCGTCGTTTGAccaaacaaagaagaagaaatctcTCGTTTATTTTTCACCATTGCTGCTCTTCCTCTATAGTTTCTTCTGCAACTTAAAGCAACTACCACCACCCGGGGCAGAGTATACAGTCTGCTTCGTCTTTACACCGGCACGCACGTGCCCAGTGTATGTGAAAGGTCTTGTGATGCATTGTCAGATGTGTCAatatggacggagattagttctgctactggagctaaaactcctgtgtgcacggagatcgTCTTTTGGCtcaaacgtagtagtgtagatgtagcctttgTCTCAGAAACAATGTTTGACTCTCACATTATCTGAGACAGAACAAGATGAGGAGATAACATGAAACTTTAATGTAGGGATCGAAAACACTCCACTTCCAGTCTGCACTCAGCAGTAACTGAGTGCAGCTGAAGGATTCAGCTTCTTAGTTCAGCTCTGCGTTAGATGAGTGGCTGAGACTGACAGTAAATGTACATTACGCAAATACTGTCTCACTGGATATAATCAAACCCAAAATAACTTGTGACCATGTGTTTTCACAGTGAATAATCCAAGCATTACTGAGGAAGCCATCCGAATGATCAAACCAGACGAGCTGACCTACACTGATGTTCCCAAAGTGCCCttcataaaaacagaaacatcagaggTGTACAAAGGAACGTACCACGGCTTCCAGGTCGCCATCAAGAAATACACTGAGACTCTGAACACCAGCGTAAGGTCTGTATCACATTTCAGGACAATACggaattaaaatacaaaaacaatagtCACTTTTGATTGGAAATTTATACTCGTgggatttgtttatttatattaccATTATTTCTGGCTGCATAATGTTTAAGAGTGGGGGGGAGGTCATGTAATGCTTTGAAGGTAATCAAAAGGATCAGAATTTTACCGTAAGCCAATGAAGGGAGGCAAGGATAGGTGTGATATGAGACCGGCGACTTGTTCTGGTTAATAGTCTGGCAGATGCATTTTTAACAAGTTGTAGAGCAGCTTGACTGAGGCATGAGTAGAGGGAGTGACAGTAATCAGTACGAGAGAAAATGAATGTTTGAATTTATTGTTCTAGATCTGAAGGTGACAACATACAACGAATGTTTGCAAAGTTTTGTAACAGAAGAACACTAGACTGGATAAGCTTAGTAACCTGATGGTCAAAAGTATGTATGAGTATGTGACATACTGTTGTCAACATAAACACTGTCTCCATATGTAGCACGGTGAAGAAGATTTTCGATAAGGAGGTTGAAACCATGAAGCGTTTTGAGTCGCCCAACATCCTGCGAATGTTTGGCATCAGTGTGGCCGAGGAGGGTGAGTCAACTGTAGAAAGTAAAGGACAGTGCATCAGCATATTGGGCGCATTgcaccttttaaaatgacagTAATGTGATGTGTTCTTGTGACTTCCTGTAGGACCCAACCCTCAGTTCCTCCTCATCATGGAGTACTGTGAGTTGGGAAATCTCCGTCAGGTTCTGGACGATGAAAAACTCACACTTTCCTGGACCACGAAAGCTCGTATGTGTCGGGATGCGGCGCGAGGACTCTACCGGTACAGTCCTCTACAGTCATTAATAATATGTTTGGTTTATTTAAATAAGGGGAAATacaaaaacaagtttatttgtgcaggtgacatttaaaaagtaaagacaaaaaaaacattttgcaggATTACCTAAAGCTTTAGTTATACTTCTGTGTGACATTttgttggaagcagaattgtccattacattacattacataatgcaagtttgccagatcgggtagcagatctgtagttcgaatgaactggacaatgtaatgtaatggacaattccgcttccaacctgtagggggaccgaagcgggaaaagttctctagtgttgctttaaggcgcTTTTCTATCGTCTccgacttgtcttggactcgttggtatttgcGCTCAGACTTGTCTTAGACTTGGCCATTGGTctcgccaaatattctagttggtctcgacCAAGTCCAGCAATACATGCTTTTTTTCTAAAGcaacttcctccttcaaaacaaaaccattgatgaagcgAGCTTGTTTAGAAAACAGGTAttggggcgcctggttagctcacctggtagagtgggcgcccatatatcctcgacgcagcggccacgggtccgactccgacctgcagcccttggctgcatgtcattccccctctctttcccctttcatgtctaagctgtcctattcaaataaaggcctaaaaatgcccaaaaaattatcttaaaaaaaagaaaagaaaaccagtatcggtttaaatttaaaatacatcTAGAACAGGCATTAACATTGGTCGCCTCGTAATTTACCTCATCACCAGGCATCAATCATTTttgccacagacacaatgtcagcgagcactttgtaccagggctgtagtcaagtccagcTTTGTCAAGTCCAAgacaagaccaggactagtcgattcaacaccgagtccaaatgagagagtCAATattgagacagaaaaaaagaatcctcttcaagacaACTTACTTATAATTTATGTGATGCGAGAGACAGTATATGTTCTGTTTTAAGATGATCATTttgctttaataataataatatcaataatcaaaaagcaagtgcagAGTAACAGACTTTAGgatcaaattaggccatattatttacttaaaaatacaaaagcaaaatgttcccattcttgaacttattaCTTGTTAGGGCTGTTGGAATGAATTCCGAAAGTTGAATATATGATGATGGAAGGTTCTATCATAATGATGATGTCTGTTGTCTCTTAGGCTGCACCACACTGAAGACCAATCTAAGGTTCATGGATCCATCAACAGCAGCAAGTTCCTGGTGTCTGAAGGCTACGTAGTCAAGGTACTGAggccaatgcatgctgggattaCTGACGGTCCACTGAGGGCAGGTTTTAATGCATTGGGAGGGGGGAATtaacgtttttcttgttttcagCTGGGAGGCTTTGAGCTGGCAAAAACCGAGACATCGCTGAAAAAGACTACAAAGGCAAACGCGCACGGGTCTCTGGCCTACTCTTCTCCCCAGATGCTCCTCGACATCAACCACAAGTACAGCAAAGCGTGCGAGATTTACAGGTCAGATACCAACCAGGATTTTGTTACCAACAGCTTCCTTAAAGTTCAATTCCATTTTATTGCACCAGAGCAATCTCAGAAGTGTAAGGTCGTGGATCCATGACCTTACACTTCtgagattgctccggtgcctctggaaattccgccatatgtccttcttttcagccggatATCCGTCACCTTTCTctttttgtgttggcgttctaacctccggtggatttgtgaggactatggttaactgctcctcagatctctgcagggtaaatccagacagctagctagactatctgtccaatctgagttttccgttgcacaactaaaacaagctttgaacatacacgttccaccaaaacaagttccttcccgaggctaatttgcagcggcaccgtggctctgtccggcgcttagcaccgcccaagatgattgtgattggtttaaagaaatgccaataatccagagcacgtttttctcccatcccagaatgctgtgtggactagccagaccctcctccgcagagctgtggaggagggtctggcaaagcgagactaatatatatttatataaaagcaTAACAGACGTTATCTCAGgagactttacagatagaggaagtctagaccacactctataatttacagagacccaagaattccccccaagagcaagcatttggtgcgacagcagTGAGGACAACCTTCCTTTTAACAATCAAAAacctgagacagacagagttaTAGGAATacatggctcaatagagctgagACTCCCCGTCGGCCTGGCTACAATGCTGAAAAAAACCCTGGGTTTACCCTCTATTAATGAGTTATAggctgctctggcatttcagaGGGCCTTCCTATACACTTgaagactgtcttgccagtctaagcGAGATTTTCCACATGGTGAAACaccatttattttcaagttttcacAAGGTTTCTTTTAAATTACAGGTTTGGGAGTTATGCCAAGGAGCTAACTTCCTTTGTTTCATCATCTTCTGTTTTGAAAGGAGCAACAGAGTCGAGTGTCATCCGCAACGAGCCCGCAGCACTGTCTACAAAATGATCAGTTGGGaaagggactaaagttaacacaGGAGTCCTCTGTGATATTGAGCTCCTCTAACTTGCAAATGTTGTCTTTCAGCTTTGGAATCGTCATGTGGGAAGTTGTGACCCGTAGCAAACCTTATGAAGGTGTGTACCTGCAGAACACAACCATCAACATCCAACCCTAAACTTTCTGTTTTTTAGCATCAAGGACTCACCACCTTTGGGTTTGATAGTGATTTATGACAAAAGGACCCCGTTGCTGTCCATAGTTGGGTCCATGAATGATCTTAATGCCGTACTTGTGTGATAGAAGTATGAATGTTGCTCTATCTATGTAACCACCCTTTGTGTTAAAGCCAATGACAAGAAATACAGTAGCACGCCAGAGTTGTACATTTAAAGGGATCTGAATTCAAAATGTTTGGCTACTTAAATAAAGGTATAGAAGTATTATCAGTATCaagttttaaaagtaaaagaactCATGCAGGCTGGATTCTTTTACAGTGTTATATATGTATAGGGAATCAATAACGTGTAGTGTTTTAATCACTAATGAACACATGGTggagcactttaatgttttatctgTGCACCACAATaactaaaacacagggcttacAAGCGGGATggtccacttccgggattgctcggtgccttttgaacgtacacgttccaccaaaacaagttccttccagaggctattttgcagcagagACTATAGGGTCTCCAAAGTTATTTGTTAAGGGAAAACTCAGAGCAAACAAatagcaatccatccaacaggtGTTGAGATATTTCTACAGACATGCCAACACCAACCCATCCTTACAGCTCTGCTGATATTAAGTGTggctaaaaaaaatacaactaaACTATAGAATCCTTGGTTTCTTCTTTCATCCTTAATAGTCAGCTGCAAAGTGTCAGCTTTCTCAGTGGTTTACAGTAGTATcagatgtacttaaaaacatacTAAAAGTTTACCAAAGTTTGACTCCAAGAAAGGCCCCATTTTCAAAATGGTGGCCGTCATGTCCTTAAAATGACCATTACTCCTTTGTATTCCTCCTAGACCAGGAATACTAGTGCCTATTACATGTTTTGGCCATCTAATATTCTAATTAGCATATTTGCATGATAAGTGATTAAAAGTACAATTTTATATTAAAGCAATTGGTTACAAACATACTTATGTGAAAAATAAGGGTGAATACGATTACATACAATTTAATAATACAATTTCCCTTAAGTAATTGCATATTTCTCCTCCTCATATTGTTTGAATAAATTCATTAGAACTGTGTGGTACTGTAAAATTAGTCAGGATACCGCtaaccccttttttttttttacagattttttcTAATGCGTTTTGGTTTTTTTGCCTTTggttttttatacttttttaatacttttcttatttatacatatatttttctattttcctCAGTTGTTTCCTCTTattctggtttatttttttatacttttttgcaCTGTGACCTTCCCATTAGTCGTCACACTCTTCCTCCCATAGAGGTTGATTATAGTGATTCTCACAATTCTCAACTGGACAAGGTCCACAAGCAGGCATGCATGATAGTCCatattagagctgtaatcgggccttaaaactTCGGCCCGAAAAGGACTGAGCCCGACagattaatcgttataaaatcgcaaTCTCGATTCATcctgttcacgatttaattaatttaaataactttagatttagatttttttctgttgatttaaaaaaaaaaaatgtttttaatgactttgattctcatttaattttacaaGCTGACTgctactactttcttctgtgagttttaaacacagactgtataaaataggtttCAAAGTGCTCCCAAGCGCTGCAATGCTTtcccttctcttcattgaagcctctgtgtttacaggcttgtaGTGATGCCCAATGTGCTCTAGGTGCCAAAAAGAATCTGGTACTGCCAATTAGTTTTTTGTcttggttcatgtgtgcaataaacattacacattgtgagaaaaaaatcgtggcaggtattgtgatatcaattctaagctaaaaaaatcgtgattcatatttttccctgaatcgtgcaggcctaagcCGACTGTagaaaaggccgtctatcagcagtgattagagtacatgtcggagaatagtgcagacacgcgcttcacacagTAGGAAGGCACACGCACgccactcggcagaaaagggagagcaagaaaaaagagactgtgcCACAcgcacagctcttttgtctttcgtcaagaatgagtcatttctacatttattcgtgactaacggaggctataggccacttggaagttggaacaaagaaataaaataagtcctccagaggccagcctctgtgtcacctcctcagcatccatttacacgctaatcgaaacgcatcacctgaccgctcatttaccgcgcaaccTGGAGcgcgagcccggcccgagcccgtgtaaaatgatagaaattaagactgaACCCGTCGGGTCCTGTCAGGTTCGGGcagagatcttcagctctagtccATATGCCCTGCAACTGTTGTGTTTGGCAGGCAGGTGTGCAATTACAGTGGATCATCTGCAGGAGGCTTTCTGGGGCAGCAGTTTTACTGGTCGTAACTGGCAGGAACCGGTTGTCCACCAGTTTCCATCCCCAATCCACTGTGTTCATGTCACCTTCCTTTCCAATCCACACCATGATCTGGAAGCAAACAGCACTGCCATTGCCTTGGTCCCATGGGCCTCTATCACATTCCTTGCTTGCTGTGGGAGCACAAACACGTTTGCACAGGACTGGATGGTTGATTCACCAGTCACAAGTTTCTGGAATGCTGTCTGTTTGCCAACACTAGAAGTTGTATCACATCCTGTGAAGGCATGAATAAACAGCAACTGGGAACACAAGTCACTACCAAGGACTTGTTTCATCTCACTGACGTTGTACACTTTAGTAGCTTAGAACGAAAATAGAGGCCTCTATTGTTTGTCCCAGCATAGTA
Coding sequences within it:
- the LOC116036332 gene encoding mixed lineage kinase domain-like protein isoform X3 — encoded protein: MDCIEHILSVASAIYDLVEKVQANKKQCQRVRERVKALQHVVESIKTGGQSSADVERTLRELSTTLASAKDLIEKFTKSNLLNRVLKSGNHQDVFQSLNDRLNDAFQNLSLNLAVEQKEILLKVFDQTSRDKEDEMDRKQDNTELEKLLNEHHKEMLEELEALKKTVESVEKVVEKLNNPSITEEAIRMIKPDELTYTDVPKVPFIKTETSEVYKGTYHGFQVAIKKYTETLNTSVSTVKKIFDKEVETMKRFESPNILRMFGISVAEEGPNPQFLLIMEYCELGNLRQVLDDEKLTLSWTTKARMCRDAARGLYRLHHTEDQSKVHGSINSSKFLVSEGYVVKLGGFELAKTETSLKKTTKANAHGSLAYSSPQMLLDINHKYSKACEIYSFGIVMWEVVTRSKPYEGWSNKDFIEKVCKQKYRQPLPDDCPKPLGNLINACRAHDHFQRPSAGELVDKLQTALGKIEE